From the Exiguobacterium marinum DSM 16307 genome, the window CGCCAACCGACCGGAACGATTAGGTCGAATAAATACTCCATCTCGTCCACATACTCTTCAGCAATCGATCCATACTTCGGCATGACGACGCTAACCTCTTCTCCTAAATCCGCCACCGCTTGAGGGAGGGAACCGACGACGTCGGCTAGCCCCCCCGTCTTCATGAACGGTGCCGCTTCTGAAGCAACATACCAAATTTTCATAAAATCCTCCTCACACCACTGTTCGTTTTGCGATGACAATCGGTTCGTCGATTGTACCCCGAATGACCTGTCCTCGTTTTACGACCACTTCTTTATCAAGGATCGCATTTTCGACAACAGCCCCTTCTTCAATGATCGACTTCGACGAAATGATAGAATTCTTGACGCGAGCATGCTTACTTACTTGAACACCACGGAAGAGAATACTGTTTTGAACTTCCCCATGAATTTTACATCCGTTCGCCACGAGTGCTTCATTCACTTTCGAACCTTTCAAGTAACGAGTAGGTGGTTCGTGCTTGATTTTCGTATAAATGTGCGGGAAATCGTAAATAATCCCTTCTCCACGGAGCAATCGCATACTTTCATTATAATAAGAAAGTACAGAATGAATGACTTGCATTTTCCCGACATAATGATAACCGTGAACGTGTAAACGGTGGAGTTGTGGACGAATGACGCCATCTAATAAATCATATTCACCTTTAGACGTCGCTTCGTCAACGAGCCGCATGAAGAGATTCTTTGACATAATAATTGTCTCTGTATATGAATACTCATCATCTGGTGAAAATCCTCGTTCTGACACGCCGACGACACGATCGTTCTCACCGAGACGAATCGGGCGACAGTAACCACATTTCTGCTCATGTGTTGTATAAGCAAGTGTGATATCCGCACCAATCGATTTGTGATGTTCGAGCATGTCGTTATAGTCAATCGTCGTCAGCACGTTCGACCCTGTAATAACTACATACGGTTGCTTGCTGCGAATGAAATGTTCACGGTGTATCGAAAAGTTTGCCAAATCCCCAAGATACGCTTCACCGTCTGGTTTTAATGCCGGAGGGAAGATGTGAAGCCCACCTTGAGAGCGATCTAAGTCCCACTCTTTTCCTGATCCGAGGTGGTCCATCAAGGAGCGATACTTATCTAATGTAAAAATCCCGACTTGACTAATATTTTGCGTAATCATATTCGTCAACGTGAAATCAATCAGGCGATATCGTCCTGAAAAAGGGACTGCTGCTAAATTGCGATGTCCTGTAAATTCTGGAAACAATCCTTGTTCCGTTCCTAAGTTAATGACCCCTAATAAATCGTTCGTCAACAGTAACGCCTCCTTGCGTATCTCTTTACTTGTTTCAAACCCGTTGTTTGAAGACGGTTCCGCTTTCGATGTTTTCATGTGGTTCAATAACAACGATTTCACCACCTGGCTCACCGACTGTCGCACCATCTTCAATGACTGCACAGCTCGCGACAATGGCTCTGTGAATTGTTACATCCTTCCCAATTCTAGCCCCCGGCATAATCACGGAGTCTTTGACGAGTGAGCCCTCTTCGACACGGACGTCATAAAATAGAACCGAGTGTTGCACTTCTCCTTCGATATGACACCCTTCATTGATCACAGACTGTTCGACACATGCATCTTTTCCAATATACTGAGGTGTCTGATTCGGGTTGACCGAATAGATTTTAAAATCTGGGTCATACAAATCAAATGGAGGGTCTTCCTCTAAGAGGTCCATGTTCGCTTCCCAAAGTGATTGAATCGTCCCAACATCTTTCCAGTATCCTTTGAACTTGTAGGCGAAGACGTCAAGCCCTTGGAGAAGCGTATTTGGAATGATGTTCTTCCCGAAGTCAAAGCTCGACGTCTCATCTTCAGCATCTTTAATTAAATGCTCTCGTAAGACTTTCCAGTTGAAGATGTAGATGCCCATCGATGCCAAGTTACTCTTTGGGTCTTCAGGCTTTTCATCAAACTCATTGATTCGAAGGTCATCCGCTGTGTTTAAAATACCGAATCGTGATGCTTCGTCCCATGGTACTTCCATGACAGAGATGGTCACATCGGCTTGTTTTTCTTTGTGGGCCTCGAGCATCTTCTCGTAGTCCATTTTGTAAATGTGATCTCCTGATAAGATCAAGACGTAATCCGGATCGTAAGCGTCGATGTAGCTCAAGTTACGATAGATCG encodes:
- the glgD gene encoding glucose-1-phosphate adenylyltransferase subunit GlgD, which translates into the protein MLLNHMKTSKAEPSSNNGFETSKEIRKEALLLTNDLLGVINLGTEQGLFPEFTGHRNLAAVPFSGRYRLIDFTLTNMITQNISQVGIFTLDKYRSLMDHLGSGKEWDLDRSQGGLHIFPPALKPDGEAYLGDLANFSIHREHFIRSKQPYVVITGSNVLTTIDYNDMLEHHKSIGADITLAYTTHEQKCGYCRPIRLGENDRVVGVSERGFSPDDEYSYTETIIMSKNLFMRLVDEATSKGEYDLLDGVIRPQLHRLHVHGYHYVGKMQVIHSVLSYYNESMRLLRGEGIIYDFPHIYTKIKHEPPTRYLKGSKVNEALVANGCKIHGEVQNSILFRGVQVSKHARVKNSIISSKSIIEEGAVVENAILDKEVVVKRGQVIRGTIDEPIVIAKRTVV
- a CDS encoding glucose-1-phosphate adenylyltransferase; the encoded protein is MKQEMVAMLLAGGEGKRLGPLTRKTAKPAVNFGGKYRIIDFPLSNCTNSGITTVGVLTQYEPLELNRYLGIGTAWDLDRRNGGLAILPPYQAQSGKNWYEGTANAIYRNLSYIDAYDPDYVLILSGDHIYKMDYEKMLEAHKEKQADVTISVMEVPWDEASRFGILNTADDLRINEFDEKPEDPKSNLASMGIYIFNWKVLREHLIKDAEDETSSFDFGKNIIPNTLLQGLDVFAYKFKGYWKDVGTIQSLWEANMDLLEEDPPFDLYDPDFKIYSVNPNQTPQYIGKDACVEQSVINEGCHIEGEVQHSVLFYDVRVEEGSLVKDSVIMPGARIGKDVTIHRAIVASCAVIEDGATVGEPGGEIVVIEPHENIESGTVFKQRV